A single window of Intrasporangium calvum DSM 43043 DNA harbors:
- a CDS encoding dihydroorotate dehydrogenase electron transfer subunit, protein MPGDSAATQVIRRSRVAQESSEVIAARTVGAFRHLTLVAPGVAESAGPGQLVAVAVGGPGAELPLRRLVLLHRATPSGAYGGTVELVIDPADPTTAWLAARRPHDQIDVVGPLGRRFPLPSEALPCVVVGEGAGGGALLWLAEVLRTRGCRVDLVLGGESARRLLGFVDARRLCDGVTVTTLDGSAGVHGEPADVLPTLLERSRAAVVYAAGPLSLLRATAAAAERAGAVSMVAVNGPGGSVAGCGTGLCAGCVVPVRDEGGGVTHLVRSCTEGPVLRGDRVRWDALVDGRWRIPSDARSAAPHQGE, encoded by the coding sequence GTGCCCGGCGACAGCGCGGCCACCCAGGTGATCAGGAGGTCCCGGGTCGCCCAGGAGTCGAGTGAGGTGATCGCGGCGAGGACGGTCGGCGCCTTCCGGCACCTCACCCTGGTCGCTCCGGGGGTGGCCGAGTCCGCGGGGCCGGGCCAGCTCGTCGCGGTCGCCGTCGGCGGCCCGGGGGCGGAGCTGCCGCTGCGGCGCCTGGTGCTGCTCCATCGGGCGACCCCGAGCGGCGCGTACGGCGGAACGGTCGAGCTCGTCATCGATCCCGCGGATCCGACGACGGCCTGGCTGGCCGCCCGGCGACCGCACGACCAGATCGACGTCGTCGGGCCGCTCGGACGGCGTTTCCCGTTGCCGTCGGAGGCGCTCCCGTGCGTCGTCGTCGGCGAGGGGGCCGGTGGTGGCGCGCTTCTCTGGCTGGCCGAGGTCCTCCGCACCCGAGGCTGCCGAGTGGACCTCGTCCTCGGCGGCGAGAGCGCGCGCCGGCTGCTCGGGTTCGTGGACGCGCGGCGACTCTGCGACGGTGTCACGGTCACGACGCTCGACGGGTCCGCCGGGGTGCACGGCGAGCCCGCCGACGTCCTGCCGACACTGCTCGAACGCAGTCGCGCAGCCGTCGTCTACGCTGCGGGCCCGCTGTCCCTGTTGCGCGCGACGGCGGCAGCCGCGGAGCGTGCGGGTGCCGTCAGCATGGTGGCCGTCAACGGGCCGGGCGGATCCGTCGCCGGCTGCGGGACCGGCCTGTGTGCCGGCTGTGTCGTTCCCGTGCGAGATGAGGGCGGCGGTGTCACGCATCTCGTGCGCAGCTGCACGGAGGGGCCAGTGCTGCGCGGCGACCGGGTGCGCTGGGACGCGCTGGTCGACGGGCGGTGGCGGATCCCCTCGGACGCCCGGTCTGCCGCTCCTCACCAGGGGGAGTGA
- a CDS encoding dihydroorotate dehydrogenase produces the protein MLDLSVSLAGHRLSNPVMTASGCAGHGRELSRFLDVAALGAMVTASVTAEPRAGSDAPRMLETPAGLVADTGLSNPGVAALLRDLPWLHSVGATVIVSIAGSTSAEYARVADQLRTSDDFARVMGLEVNLSVPNASAAGRSFDDDPLSAATVVGRVRERLPRRTPLFAKLAVDARDLVEVAAACLEAGADGLTLGNGPRGMTIPVDSPTHRPVSVVGRASGAAVRPMAVLAVQRVHQAMLAGRMSPAPIIGVGGVTSGRDAFELLRAGATAVQVGSATFADPRAPARVRDDLARLLDSWGCASLGDALPTVVQSAAVPAGRSDPAAGRAPMTNDH, from the coding sequence ATGCTCGACCTCTCCGTCTCGCTTGCCGGGCACCGCTTGAGCAACCCGGTCATGACGGCCTCCGGGTGCGCCGGCCACGGCCGTGAGCTCAGCCGCTTCCTCGACGTCGCTGCTCTCGGTGCGATGGTCACCGCGTCCGTCACGGCAGAGCCCCGGGCCGGCAGCGACGCGCCGCGGATGCTCGAGACTCCGGCCGGTCTCGTGGCGGACACCGGTCTCTCGAACCCCGGTGTCGCCGCACTCCTCAGGGACCTCCCGTGGCTCCACTCCGTCGGAGCCACCGTGATCGTCTCGATCGCCGGTAGCACGAGCGCTGAGTACGCGCGCGTCGCGGACCAGCTCCGGACCAGCGACGACTTCGCTCGGGTCATGGGTCTCGAGGTCAACCTCTCCGTGCCCAATGCCAGCGCGGCCGGACGGAGCTTCGACGACGACCCGCTCTCGGCCGCGACGGTGGTGGGGCGCGTGCGCGAACGGCTCCCGCGCCGCACCCCGCTCTTCGCCAAGCTCGCCGTCGACGCCCGCGACCTCGTCGAGGTCGCCGCGGCGTGTCTCGAGGCAGGCGCCGACGGGCTCACCCTCGGGAACGGTCCGCGGGGGATGACGATCCCCGTCGACTCACCCACGCACCGGCCGGTGTCCGTGGTGGGACGGGCCTCGGGTGCTGCGGTCCGCCCGATGGCGGTTCTCGCCGTGCAGCGGGTCCACCAGGCGATGCTCGCGGGTCGGATGTCCCCTGCGCCGATCATCGGCGTAGGTGGGGTCACGTCGGGTCGGGACGCCTTCGAGCTCCTCCGCGCGGGGGCCACTGCCGTGCAGGTGGGCAGTGCCACCTTCGCCGACCCCCGAGCCCCGGCGCGGGTCCGGGACGACCTCGCGCGCCTGCTGGACTCGTGGGGCTGTGCCAGCCTGGGCGATGCGTTGCCCACCGTGGTGCAGTCCGCTGCAGTCCCAGCCGGGAGATCCGACCCTGCCGCCGGCCGGGCTCCGATGACCAATGACCACTGA
- the pyrF gene encoding orotidine-5'-phosphate decarboxylase has product MTEPFGTRLAAAMRRHGPLCAGIDPHRSLIESWGLTYDVGGLERFALTCVEAFAGRVAAVKPQSAFFEVFGSRGVAVLERVLAELRESGTVTILDAKRGDIGSTMDAYAQAYLAPTAPSPADALTISPFLGYEALRPAIDLAGQSGRGVFVLALTSNLEGPSVQHARRGDESVAGSIVRGAAADNAAARARGHLGHVGLVVGATVGPAVAELGLDLGATAAPVLAPGFGAQGGDVAALERTFGSARGQVLASSSREILAAGPEPHRLIDAVARSADVLTQWAR; this is encoded by the coding sequence ATGACCGAACCGTTCGGGACCAGACTTGCCGCTGCCATGCGCCGCCACGGACCGCTCTGCGCTGGCATCGACCCGCACCGGTCCCTCATCGAGTCGTGGGGCCTGACCTATGACGTCGGCGGCCTCGAGCGGTTCGCGCTCACGTGCGTCGAGGCCTTCGCCGGTCGCGTCGCCGCGGTGAAGCCCCAGTCCGCCTTCTTCGAGGTCTTCGGCAGTCGCGGGGTGGCGGTCCTGGAGCGAGTCCTGGCGGAGCTGCGGGAGTCGGGCACCGTGACGATCCTCGATGCCAAGCGCGGCGACATCGGCTCCACCATGGACGCCTACGCGCAGGCGTATCTCGCTCCGACGGCGCCGTCGCCGGCGGACGCGTTGACCATCAGCCCCTTCCTCGGCTACGAGGCGCTGCGTCCCGCCATCGATCTCGCTGGTCAGAGCGGCAGGGGGGTGTTCGTGCTCGCGCTGACCTCGAACCTCGAGGGGCCGAGCGTCCAGCACGCCCGCCGGGGTGATGAGTCGGTGGCCGGCAGCATCGTCCGGGGTGCCGCTGCCGACAACGCGGCGGCCCGGGCCCGAGGCCACCTCGGTCACGTCGGCCTCGTGGTGGGAGCCACCGTGGGTCCCGCGGTGGCTGAGCTCGGCCTCGACCTGGGCGCCACCGCGGCGCCCGTCCTGGCCCCGGGGTTCGGCGCGCAGGGCGGCGACGTCGCCGCGCTCGAGCGGACGTTCGGATCAGCCCGCGGCCAGGTCCTCGCGTCGTCGAGCCGGGAGATCCTGGCCGCGGGACCCGAGCCGCACCGACTCATCGATGCCGTCGCCCGGTCCGCCGACGTGCTCACCCAATGGGCACGCTGA
- the mihF gene encoding integration host factor, actinobacterial type: MALPPLTPEERAAALQKAAAARRERAVVKNRLKYGSASLAEVIEDGKVDPVVGKMKVTELLESLPGVGRVRAKAIMAEVGIAESRRVRGLGANQVAALLRRFERP, translated from the coding sequence GTGGCCCTTCCACCGCTCACCCCCGAAGAGCGCGCCGCAGCCCTCCAGAAGGCTGCCGCAGCGCGCCGGGAGCGAGCCGTCGTCAAGAACCGCCTCAAGTACGGCAGCGCTTCGCTCGCCGAGGTCATCGAGGACGGCAAGGTCGATCCCGTCGTGGGGAAGATGAAGGTGACCGAGCTGCTCGAGTCACTCCCGGGAGTCGGGCGTGTCCGGGCCAAGGCGATCATGGCGGAGGTCGGCATCGCCGAGTCCCGTCGGGTTCGCGGGCTGGGCGCGAACCAGGTCGCCGCGCTGCTGCGTCGGTTCGAGCGGCCGTGA
- the gmk gene encoding guanylate kinase, which produces MTAGSGTAPREPGRLTVLAGPTAVGKGTIAAYVRTHFPGVWFSVSMTTRKPRPGEVDGVHYHFVDDQEFDRLVVAGEFLEHAVVHGVAKYGTPRGPVERAIREGRDALLEIDLQGARQVRVTWPDALFVFLAPPSWDELVRRLVGRGTEDEGERRRRLDTAQAELAAQFEFDRVVVNDDVRRASEELVSLMRSGRPGR; this is translated from the coding sequence GTGACGGCTGGCTCCGGGACGGCGCCGCGCGAGCCCGGACGGCTGACCGTCCTCGCCGGACCGACTGCGGTGGGCAAGGGCACCATCGCCGCCTACGTCCGCACCCACTTCCCGGGCGTGTGGTTCTCCGTGTCGATGACGACGCGCAAGCCGCGTCCCGGCGAGGTCGACGGGGTGCACTACCACTTCGTCGACGACCAGGAGTTCGACCGCCTCGTGGTGGCCGGGGAGTTCCTCGAGCACGCAGTCGTCCACGGGGTGGCCAAGTACGGCACGCCGCGGGGCCCCGTCGAGCGGGCGATCCGGGAGGGTCGGGACGCCCTCCTCGAGATCGACCTGCAGGGGGCCCGGCAGGTCAGGGTGACGTGGCCGGACGCGCTCTTCGTCTTCCTGGCCCCGCCCAGCTGGGACGAGCTCGTCCGGCGGCTGGTGGGCCGGGGCACCGAGGACGAGGGGGAGCGGCGCCGTCGGCTGGACACCGCGCAGGCCGAGCTGGCGGCCCAGTTCGAGTTCGACCGGGTCGTCGTCAACGACGATGTTCGGCGCGCCAGCGAAGAACTCGTATCATTGATGAGATCGGGACGCCCCGGCCGGTGA
- the rpoZ gene encoding DNA-directed RNA polymerase subunit omega, with protein MSGTQAAPIGITNPPIDDLLRAADSKYALVIYAAKRARQINAYYSQLQEGLLDYVGPLVETEVHEKPLSISLREINEGLLTSEPTES; from the coding sequence GTGTCCGGTACCCAGGCTGCTCCCATCGGCATCACGAACCCGCCGATCGACGACCTCCTGAGGGCCGCGGACTCCAAGTACGCCCTCGTCATCTACGCAGCCAAGCGGGCGCGCCAGATCAACGCGTACTACTCGCAGCTGCAGGAGGGTCTGCTCGACTACGTCGGTCCCCTCGTCGAGACCGAGGTCCACGAGAAGCCGCTGTCCATCTCCCTGCGCGAGATCAACGAGGGACTCCTCACCTCCGAGCCGACCGAGTCCTGA
- a CDS encoding bifunctional phosphopantothenoylcysteine decarboxylase/phosphopantothenate synthase, whose amino-acid sequence MRVVLGVSGGIAAYKACSLLRLFTESGHDVTVVPTAAALSFVGAPTWAALSGKPVSTDVWTDVHEVPHVRIGQQADVVVVAPATADLLAKAAHGLADDLLTNTLLTARCPVVLAPAMHTEMWHHPATRANVATLRERGVHVIDPAEGRLTGKDTGAGRLPDPDVLYAAVLAIVDAFPDAPPALDGASAREGAAGDVTPGASSAASGLWSGRKVVVSAGGTREPLDPVRYLGNRSSGKQGVAIARAAAARGAEVTLVAANVTLPAPDGVRVVAVGTTLELQEAMTAAAADADLVVMAAAPADFRPATMQASKIKKGDDGEGLRLELVENPDIVRGLVADRARRGTSRPLIVSFAAETGDSSGSVLDHARAKFARKGSDLQVTNEVGFDKAFGLDDNTVHLLLRGSDEVHTVGPASKDDVADAVLDAVEPLF is encoded by the coding sequence ATGCGCGTCGTCCTCGGCGTGAGCGGCGGCATCGCCGCCTACAAGGCCTGCTCGCTCCTTCGGCTCTTCACGGAGAGCGGACATGACGTCACGGTGGTCCCCACCGCGGCAGCCCTCAGCTTCGTGGGCGCCCCGACCTGGGCGGCGCTCTCCGGCAAACCGGTCAGCACCGACGTCTGGACCGACGTCCACGAGGTGCCGCACGTGCGCATCGGCCAGCAGGCGGACGTCGTCGTCGTCGCTCCCGCGACCGCGGACCTCCTCGCCAAGGCCGCCCACGGGCTGGCCGACGACCTGCTCACCAACACCCTCCTCACGGCCCGGTGCCCGGTCGTGCTGGCCCCCGCGATGCACACCGAGATGTGGCACCACCCGGCCACCCGGGCGAACGTCGCGACCCTCCGCGAGCGTGGGGTCCACGTCATCGACCCCGCCGAGGGCCGCCTCACCGGCAAGGACACCGGCGCCGGACGCCTGCCCGACCCAGACGTGCTGTATGCCGCTGTGCTCGCCATCGTCGACGCGTTCCCTGACGCTCCTCCCGCCCTCGACGGCGCCTCGGCGCGGGAGGGCGCGGCCGGTGACGTGACCCCGGGAGCGAGCTCAGCGGCATCCGGCCTCTGGTCAGGTCGGAAGGTCGTCGTCTCCGCCGGCGGCACCCGCGAGCCGCTCGACCCGGTCCGCTACCTGGGCAACCGGTCGTCGGGCAAACAGGGCGTCGCCATCGCGCGCGCGGCGGCCGCCCGGGGTGCCGAGGTCACGCTCGTCGCGGCCAACGTCACGCTGCCGGCCCCCGACGGGGTCAGGGTCGTCGCGGTCGGCACGACGCTCGAGCTCCAGGAGGCCATGACCGCGGCCGCCGCCGATGCCGACCTCGTCGTGATGGCGGCCGCTCCGGCAGACTTCCGGCCGGCCACGATGCAGGCCAGCAAGATCAAGAAGGGCGACGACGGTGAGGGCCTGCGCCTCGAGCTCGTCGAGAATCCCGACATCGTCAGGGGGCTCGTCGCGGACCGGGCCCGCCGCGGCACATCGAGGCCGCTCATCGTCAGCTTCGCCGCCGAGACCGGGGACTCGAGCGGTTCGGTGCTCGACCATGCGCGCGCCAAGTTCGCCCGCAAGGGCAGCGACCTGCAGGTCACCAACGAGGTCGGCTTCGACAAGGCGTTCGGTCTGGACGACAACACCGTCCACCTCCTCCTGCGGGGGAGCGACGAGGTCCACACCGTCGGTCCCGCCTCGAAGGACGACGTCGCCGACGCGGTGCTGGACGCCGTAGAACCCCTGTTCTGA
- the metK gene encoding methionine adenosyltransferase: MSARLFTSESVTEGHPDKICDQISDSILDALLAEDAQARVAVETLVTTGLVHVAGEVSTTGYVEIPRIVRETILRVGYDGSQKGFDGRTCGVSVSIGAQSPDIAQGVDTAHETRHGGVDPMDKQGAGDQGLMFGYACNDTPELMPLPIFLAHRLAERLTQVRKSNELAYLRPDGKTQVTIAYDGDRAVRLDTVVLSTQHAPDVSLEGLLEPDIKEHVIAPVLEELHAGGSNLDVSSYRALINPTGRFEIGGPMGDAGLTGRKIIVDTYGGMARHGGGAFSGKDPSKVDRSGAYAMRWVAKNIVAAGLASRCEVQVAYAIGKAQPVGLYIETFGTETVPVDRIQDAIGQVFDLRPAAIVDALDLLRPIYAPTAAYGHFGRTKADGVDHAFTWERTDRVEALRAAVSG; the protein is encoded by the coding sequence GTGTCCGCACGCCTCTTCACGTCCGAGTCCGTCACTGAAGGACACCCGGACAAGATCTGCGACCAGATCAGCGACTCCATCCTCGACGCGCTGCTCGCGGAGGACGCCCAGGCGCGGGTCGCGGTCGAGACGCTGGTCACCACGGGGCTCGTCCACGTCGCAGGGGAGGTCTCCACCACCGGCTACGTCGAGATTCCGCGGATCGTGCGCGAGACCATCCTGCGGGTCGGCTATGACGGCTCGCAGAAGGGCTTCGACGGCCGCACCTGCGGGGTGTCGGTCTCGATCGGCGCACAGTCGCCGGACATCGCCCAGGGCGTGGACACCGCACACGAGACCCGGCACGGCGGCGTCGACCCGATGGACAAGCAGGGCGCGGGCGACCAGGGTCTGATGTTCGGCTACGCGTGCAATGACACGCCCGAGCTGATGCCGCTGCCGATCTTCCTGGCCCACCGCCTCGCGGAGCGGCTCACTCAGGTTCGCAAGAGCAACGAGCTCGCCTACCTGCGGCCGGACGGGAAGACCCAGGTGACGATCGCCTATGACGGCGACCGCGCGGTTCGCCTCGACACCGTGGTGCTCTCGACCCAGCACGCACCTGACGTGTCCCTCGAGGGCCTGCTCGAGCCGGACATCAAGGAGCACGTCATCGCACCTGTCCTCGAGGAGCTCCACGCCGGGGGGAGCAACCTCGACGTCTCGTCCTACCGGGCCCTGATCAACCCGACCGGCCGCTTCGAGATCGGCGGGCCGATGGGCGACGCCGGGCTCACGGGTCGCAAGATCATCGTCGACACCTACGGCGGGATGGCGCGCCACGGTGGTGGCGCCTTCTCCGGCAAGGACCCGAGCAAGGTCGACCGTTCCGGCGCGTACGCGATGCGTTGGGTCGCCAAGAACATCGTGGCCGCCGGTCTTGCGTCACGGTGCGAGGTCCAGGTGGCCTACGCGATCGGCAAGGCGCAGCCGGTCGGCCTCTACATCGAGACGTTCGGCACCGAGACCGTCCCCGTCGACCGGATCCAGGATGCGATCGGCCAGGTCTTCGACCTGCGCCCCGCCGCGATCGTCGACGCGCTGGACCTGCTTCGCCCGATCTACGCTCCGACGGCCGCCTACGGCCACTTCGGTCGGACGAAGGCCGACGGCGTGGACCATGCCTTCACGTGGGAGCGCACCGACCGGGTCGAGGCCCTGCGGGCCGCTGTCTCCGGCTGA
- a CDS encoding primosome assembly protein PriA (binding of PriA to forked DNA starts the assembly of the primosome, also possesses 3'-5' helicase activity), with product MGDGLGNGVGNGVGAGTDARTSVTNALPPELGPVAAVVVDTPLAHLDRVFEYAVPADQSADAVPGARVRVRFAGRDLEGFVVARRAEAEHEGRLTPLRKVVSPEPVLTPEILDLCRAVADRYAGTLSDVLRLAVPKRHATAERNLPLLPAADPDPDPDPDPDPDPDPGTGAETGAEAGAEAGAEAGAEAGAEAGAEAGADTGTVPLAAYPAGSAWLRRVAGGQGPAAAWTALPSQPPGADWPEAFAAAVAAALAGGRGAVVVVPDHRDVDRLDAALIRALGRGRHVRLTADQGPQARYTSWLKVLRGHVRVVIGTRAAAFAPVRDLGLVGWWDDGDDLLSEPRAPYHHVGVVLALRAQQRGAALLSGGFGRSLRVQTEVEAGRFVAMTADLDVARAAQPRVVIAGEGLDDERDGPGARAHLPSRAWRVAKDALHDGPVLLQVPRRGYLPALSCGECRTPVRCPRCQGPVAVGSAGSPARCRWCGSGLGPAGFECRSCGARRLRAAVTGAVRTAEEIGRSLPGHPVHTSRAGQVLPAVGPEPAIVIATPGAEPVAEGGYSAVLLLDAWASLDLPVLDAPLESLRRWMAAAALVRPGRTVVLAGVPQGVTLPAIEALVRWDPGWLAARELAERRELGLPPAVCMARLVGSREGVEGALAQLDVPPAAQVLGPMPLDVWRATRTGRADETSEPARPGWHALVRAPLDATGELTHALAALKAFRSARKEPEVVAVRVDPLDQW from the coding sequence GTGGGCGACGGTTTGGGCAACGGTGTGGGCAACGGCGTGGGAGCCGGCACGGACGCACGGACGTCGGTGACGAACGCGCTGCCACCGGAGCTCGGTCCGGTCGCGGCCGTCGTCGTCGACACCCCGCTGGCGCACCTGGACCGGGTGTTCGAGTACGCGGTCCCGGCTGACCAGTCCGCCGATGCCGTGCCGGGCGCCCGGGTCCGGGTGCGGTTCGCCGGGCGCGACCTCGAGGGTTTCGTGGTCGCGCGCCGAGCGGAGGCGGAGCACGAAGGACGCCTGACCCCGCTCCGCAAGGTGGTCAGTCCCGAGCCGGTCCTCACTCCCGAGATCCTTGACCTGTGCCGAGCCGTGGCCGACCGGTACGCGGGGACCCTGAGCGACGTGCTGCGGCTCGCGGTCCCCAAACGTCACGCGACGGCAGAGCGCAACCTGCCCCTCCTCCCGGCAGCTGACCCTGACCCTGACCCTGACCCTGACCCGGACCCCGACCCTGACCCCGGCACCGGCGCTGAGACCGGCGCTGAGGCCGGCGCTGAGGCCGGCGCTGAGGCCGGCGCTGAGGCCGGCGCTGAGGCCGGCGCTGAGGCCGGCGCTGACACGGGCACGGTGCCGTTGGCGGCCTACCCGGCCGGCTCCGCGTGGCTGCGCAGGGTGGCGGGGGGACAGGGCCCGGCGGCGGCCTGGACGGCGCTGCCGAGCCAACCCCCTGGGGCCGACTGGCCAGAGGCGTTCGCGGCCGCGGTCGCTGCCGCCCTGGCGGGCGGTCGCGGCGCGGTCGTCGTCGTTCCCGACCACCGGGACGTCGACCGGCTCGACGCGGCGCTCATCCGTGCACTGGGTCGGGGACGGCACGTGCGGTTGACGGCCGACCAGGGACCCCAGGCGCGGTACACGTCGTGGCTCAAGGTGCTGCGAGGACATGTGCGGGTCGTGATCGGGACCCGTGCGGCTGCCTTCGCGCCGGTGCGCGACCTCGGCCTGGTCGGGTGGTGGGACGACGGGGATGACCTCCTGTCGGAGCCGCGTGCGCCCTACCACCACGTCGGGGTGGTCCTTGCCCTCCGGGCGCAGCAACGCGGCGCCGCGCTGCTCTCCGGGGGTTTCGGGCGCAGCCTCCGTGTCCAGACCGAGGTTGAGGCGGGACGGTTCGTGGCCATGACGGCCGACCTCGACGTCGCGCGAGCGGCCCAGCCGCGCGTCGTCATCGCTGGCGAGGGTCTGGACGACGAGCGCGACGGTCCTGGTGCGCGGGCTCATCTTCCCTCGCGGGCCTGGCGGGTGGCCAAGGACGCGCTCCATGACGGACCGGTCCTCCTCCAGGTGCCGAGGCGCGGCTATCTGCCGGCCCTCAGCTGCGGCGAGTGCCGGACCCCGGTCCGTTGCCCTCGGTGCCAGGGCCCGGTCGCCGTCGGCTCGGCGGGCAGCCCGGCGCGGTGTCGGTGGTGCGGGTCAGGTCTCGGGCCGGCCGGCTTCGAGTGCCGGTCCTGCGGCGCGCGACGCCTCCGGGCCGCAGTCACCGGCGCCGTGCGGACGGCCGAGGAGATCGGGCGGTCGCTGCCCGGCCACCCGGTCCACACCTCGCGGGCCGGCCAGGTGCTTCCCGCCGTCGGTCCCGAGCCGGCCATCGTCATCGCCACCCCTGGCGCGGAACCGGTTGCCGAGGGCGGCTACTCCGCGGTCCTGCTGCTCGATGCCTGGGCAAGCTTGGACCTCCCGGTCCTCGACGCCCCGCTGGAGTCCCTTCGTCGATGGATGGCTGCGGCCGCCCTCGTTCGTCCTGGGCGCACCGTCGTCCTTGCCGGGGTCCCGCAGGGGGTCACCCTCCCGGCGATCGAGGCGCTGGTCCGCTGGGACCCCGGTTGGCTCGCTGCTCGGGAGCTTGCCGAGCGTCGTGAGCTCGGTCTGCCTCCCGCGGTTTGCATGGCTCGGCTGGTCGGCAGCCGCGAGGGTGTCGAGGGCGCGCTGGCCCAGCTCGATGTGCCCCCTGCGGCTCAGGTGCTCGGCCCGATGCCCCTCGATGTCTGGCGAGCGACCAGGACGGGTCGGGCGGACGAGACGAGCGAGCCGGCCCGACCGGGCTGGCATGCCCTGGTCCGGGCCCCGCTCGACGCGACCGGAGAGCTCACGCACGCCTTGGCGGCGCTCAAGGCCTTCCGCTCGGCCCGCAAGGAGCCCGAGGTCGTCGCAGTGCGGGTCGACCCCCTCGACCAGTGGTAG
- a CDS encoding saccharopine dehydrogenase family protein, producing MVTRDLDIVLYGATGFVGRLTARYLAGRADGLRVALAGRSRHRLETLRTDLGDAAAAWEVIEVDAHDAHALRSLAGRTTVLATTVGPYVLHGKAVVRACAEAGTHYADLTGEVLFVRWSVDEISSVAQTSGARIVHACGYDSVPSDLGVLLLARRAAADGTGTLGDTVLAVRSAKGGFSGGTFHSARHQAMAAANDPDARRVLGDPHALSHRRGEEPSGGARRPRGLPSRLRKLLPVQRDPQTGRWNGPFVMAGFNTRIVRMSNTLTDWSYGRDFRYREVVDFGSGPLAPLLAGGMAVGLAGGLAGLSWGPTRAVLDRVLPKPGEGPSEERLAGGRFRMEIRTRTSGGATYLARVAAPYDPGYTGTAVMLGEAVLALLQDRDRLPARAGVLTPATALGDVLIERLRDQNFTLEVERLA from the coding sequence ATGGTGACACGCGACCTCGACATCGTCCTCTACGGGGCCACCGGCTTCGTCGGCCGGCTGACCGCTCGCTATCTCGCCGGCCGGGCCGACGGCCTGCGGGTGGCACTCGCCGGGCGGTCGCGCCACCGCCTGGAGACGCTGCGGACCGATCTCGGCGACGCCGCCGCCGCGTGGGAGGTCATCGAGGTCGATGCTCACGATGCCCACGCGCTCCGCTCGCTGGCGGGGCGGACCACGGTTCTCGCGACGACCGTCGGCCCGTATGTCCTCCACGGGAAGGCGGTGGTGCGGGCCTGTGCGGAGGCAGGCACGCACTATGCCGACCTCACCGGAGAGGTCCTCTTCGTGCGCTGGTCGGTCGACGAGATCAGCTCTGTGGCCCAGACCTCAGGTGCGCGGATCGTGCACGCCTGCGGCTACGACTCGGTGCCCTCGGACCTCGGCGTGCTGCTCCTGGCTCGCCGGGCTGCCGCCGACGGGACCGGGACCCTCGGCGACACCGTGCTCGCGGTGAGGTCTGCCAAGGGCGGCTTCAGCGGTGGCACCTTCCACTCGGCGCGGCACCAGGCAATGGCGGCGGCCAACGACCCCGACGCTCGACGGGTCCTCGGGGACCCCCATGCATTGAGCCACCGCCGGGGCGAGGAGCCGTCGGGAGGAGCCCGTCGGCCCCGAGGGTTGCCGAGCCGCCTGCGCAAGCTGCTCCCGGTGCAGCGAGACCCGCAGACCGGTCGGTGGAACGGACCGTTCGTGATGGCCGGGTTCAACACCCGGATCGTGCGGATGTCGAACACCCTGACGGACTGGTCCTACGGGCGCGACTTCCGGTACCGGGAGGTCGTCGACTTCGGCTCCGGCCCCTTGGCGCCGCTCCTCGCCGGTGGCATGGCAGTCGGCCTCGCGGGGGGCCTCGCGGGCCTGTCCTGGGGTCCGACCCGGGCCGTCCTCGACCGGGTCCTGCCCAAGCCGGGGGAGGGCCCGAGTGAGGAGCGGCTGGCTGGCGGCCGCTTCCGGATGGAGATCCGGACGAGGACGTCCGGTGGTGCCACCTACCTCGCCCGGGTCGCGGCCCCGTACGACCCCGGCTACACCGGGACCGCAGTCATGCTCGGCGAGGCGGTCCTGGCACTCCTGCAGGACCGCGACAGACTGCCTGCCCGGGCCGGGGTGCTCACGCCGGCCACGGCGCTCGGGGACGTGCTCATCGAGCGCCTGCGCGACCAGAACTTCACGCTCGAGGTCGAGCGTCTGGCCTGA
- the def gene encoding peptide deformylase: MAIKDIRLFGDPVLRTPAAEVIDFDKELRVLVQDLQDTMLDAPGAGLAAPQIGVGLRVFTYWVDGIVGHLVNPLLALSDEEQEGPEGCLSIPGVTVETRRALSVVAKGQNMHGEPVVLEGTELLARAVQHETDHLDGILFVDRLDPAARKAAMRAIREAEWFGEPPPTVRVSPHATFGLGM; the protein is encoded by the coding sequence GTGGCGATCAAGGACATCCGCCTCTTCGGTGATCCAGTGCTGCGCACTCCCGCCGCCGAGGTCATCGACTTCGACAAGGAGCTGCGGGTGCTCGTCCAGGACCTTCAGGACACGATGCTCGACGCTCCGGGGGCGGGCCTGGCCGCGCCACAGATCGGGGTCGGCCTGCGCGTGTTCACGTACTGGGTCGACGGGATCGTGGGGCATCTCGTCAATCCCCTGCTGGCACTGTCGGACGAGGAGCAGGAGGGGCCGGAGGGCTGCCTCAGCATTCCCGGGGTGACCGTGGAGACGCGTCGGGCCCTCTCGGTGGTCGCCAAGGGCCAGAACATGCATGGCGAGCCCGTCGTCCTCGAGGGCACTGAGCTGCTCGCGAGGGCCGTCCAGCACGAGACGGACCATCTCGACGGCATCCTCTTCGTCGACCGTCTCGACCCGGCAGCCCGCAAGGCCGCGATGCGCGCCATCCGAGAAGCCGAGTGGTTCGGCGAGCCCCCACCCACGGTCAGGGTCAGCCCGCACGCGACCTTCGGTCTGGGGATGTGA